One segment of Hippopotamus amphibius kiboko isolate mHipAmp2 chromosome 2, mHipAmp2.hap2, whole genome shotgun sequence DNA contains the following:
- the EDF1 gene encoding endothelial differentiation-related factor 1 gives MAESDWDTVTVLRKKGPTAAQAKSKQAILAAQRRGEDVETSKKWAAGQNKQHSITKNTAKLDRETEELHHDRVPLEVGKVIQQGRQSKGLTQKDLATKINEKPQVIADYESGRAIPNNQVLGKIERAIGLKLRGKDIGKPIEKGPRAK, from the exons ACACGGTGACCGTGCTGCGCAAGAAGGGCCCCACGGCCGCCCAGGCCAAGTCCAAGCAG GCCATCTTAGCAGCTCAGAGACGAGGAGAAGATGTGGAGACTTCCAAGAAAT GGGCCGCCGGCCAGAACAAGCAGCATTCCATCACCAAGAACACAGCCAAGCTGGACCGGGAGACCGAGGAGCTGCACCACGACCGGGTGCCCCTGGAGGTGGGCAAGGTGATCCAGCAGGGCCGGCAGAGCAAGGGGCTGACGCAGAAGGACCTGGCTACG AAAATCAACGAGAAGCCGCAGGTCATCGCGGACTACGAGAGCGGCCGGGCTATTCCTAACAACCAGGTTCTGGGCAAAATCGAGAGAGCCATCG GCCTCAAGCTCCGGGGGAAGGACATTGGGAAGCCGATCGAGAAGGGGCCGAGGGCGAAATGA
- the MAMDC4 gene encoding apical endosomal glycoprotein, with protein sequence MALPSHVLAALVLLLAGSPSWAWGPSHCRAPREAVCNFVCDCRGCPDEAQCGYHGASSALGAPFACDFEQDFCGWRDISTSGYSWLRDRAGAAPGAPGPRSDHTLGTDLGWYAAVGTHRGKEAAAAALRSPILREAAPSCELRLWYHTASGDAAELRLELTHGAETLSLWRSSGPWGPGWQELVVPTGRIQGAFRVTFSATRNATHRGAVALDDVAFWRCGLPTPQARCPLGHHHCQNKACVEPHQLCDGEDNCGDRSDEDTAACSHHTATDFETGLGPWNHSEGWARNHSAGGPRHPAWPRSDHSRNSARGFFLASVAEPSTPAVLSSPEFQASAPHNCSLTFYHYLHGSASGCLQVFLHTGRPGTPQAPVLLRRRHGELGAAWVRDRVDLQSEHPFRILLAGQTGPGGVVGLDDLILSDGCRPVGGEPSGRPSPREPHSPALLTPAPPQQRRPAHPWNFCEPGHLSCEELCVPPEQLCDFQRQCPGGEDEQECGTTDFESPSAGGWEDASVGRLQWVRRPARDRRSPGADARWAAGHFLSVQRAWGQLAEEARVLTPPLGPSGPHCQLHVAYHFQSRPQEVSCNFERGTCGWHTGHLTDAHWRWVSSRGPGYDHTTGQGSFMLLDPTDPPAQGPGAHLLTWPQVPTAAQECLSFWYHLYGPQTGTLRLAMRREGEAETHLWSRSGTHGNRWHEAWATLHHQQDSGAKYQLLFEGLRDGYHGTMALDDVAVRPGPCWAPKRCSFEDSACGFSTGGRGLWTRQANASGHAAWGPRADHTTETAQGHYMVVDTSPQALPRGRVASLTSEAHRPLAQPACLTFWYHLSLRNPGALRVHVEEAGRRPALSISSRGGSAWRLGSVDVQAERPWRVVFEAVAAGVEHSYIALDDLLLQDGPCPRPASCDFEAGLCGWNHLPWPGLGGYSWDWSSGATPSRYPQPRVDHTLGTEAGHFALFETGVLGPGGRAAWLRSQPLPATQASCLRFWYHMGFPEHFYKGELRVLLSSARGQLAVWGAGGRLRHQWLEGQVEVASAEEFQIVFEATLGGQPALGPIALDDVEYLAGQRCQPPTPSQGDTAVATSVPAVVSGTLLLLVLLGLLGLVGRRWLQKKGGCPSQGETDTVAPGFDNILFNADHVTLPASVTNDQ encoded by the exons ATGGCTTTGCCCAGCCACGTCCTGGCCGCCCTGGTCCTGCTCCTGG CAGGGTCCCCGAGCTGGGCCTGGGGCCCCAGCCACTGCAGGGCCCCCCGCGAGGCCGTGTGCAACTTCGTGTGTGACTGCAGAGGCTGCCCCGACGAGGCCCAGTGCG GTTACCACGGGGCCTCATCCGCCCTGGGCGCCCCCTTCGCCTGTGACTTCGAGCAGGACTTCTGTGGCTGGCGGGACATCAGCACCTCAGGCTACAGCTGGCTCCGAGACCGGGCGGGGGCCGCACCCGGGGCTCCGGGGCCACGCTCGGACCACACTCTGGGAACTGACCTCG GCTGGTACGCGGCTGTCGGCACACACCGTGGGAAAGAGGCGGCCGCCGCGGCCCTGCGCTCCCCCATTCTGCGCGAGGCAGCCCCCTCCTGTGAGCTGAGGCTCTGGTACCACACAGCCTCGGGAG ATGCGGCCGAGCTGCGGCTGGAGCTGACCCACGGTGCAGAGACGCTGAGCCTGTGGCGGAGCTCCGGGCCTTGGGGCCCAGGCTGGCAGGAGCTGGTGGTGCCCACCGGCCGCATCCAGGGTGCCTTCAGG GTGACCTTCTCTGCCACCCGCAACGCCACCCACAGGGGCGCTGTGGCCTTGGATGACGTAGCCTTCTGGCGCTGTGGGCTGCCCA CCCCCCAGGCACGCTGCCCCTTGGGGCATCACCATTGCCAGAACAAGGCCTGCGTGGAGCCCCACCAGCTGTGTGACGGGGAGGACAACTGTGGGGACCGGTCCGATGAGGACACAGCCGCCTGCA GCCACCACACGGCCACCGATTTTGAGACGGGCCTGGGCCCGTGGAACCACTCGGAGGGCTGGGCCCGGAACCACAGTGCGGGCGGCCCCCGGCACCCGGCCTGGCCGCGCAGTGACCACAGCCGGAACAGTGCACGTG GCTTCTTCCTCGCGTCCGTGGCTGAGCCCAGCACCCCGGCCGTCCTCTCCAGCCCCGAGTTCCAGGCCTCGGCCCCCCACAACTGCTCG CTCACCTTCTATCACTACCTGCACGGGTCCGCATCCGGCTGCCTCCAGGTGTTCCTGCACACGGGGCGCCCTGGCACCCCCCAAGCCCCCGTCCTGCTGCGCAGGCGCCACGGGGAGCTGGGGGCTGCCTGGGTCCGAGATCGCGTGGACCTCCAGAGCGAGCACCCCTTTCGG ATCCTCCTGGCCGGGCAGACAGGCCCGGGGGGCGTCGTGGGCCTGGATGACCTCATCCTGTCCGACGGCTGCAGACCGGTCGGAGGTGAGCCTTCTGGGCGTCCCTCTCCTCGGGAGCCGCACAGCCCCGCCCTCCTGACCCCTGCTCCGCCCCAGCAGAGGCGGCCGGCCCAC CCCTGGAACTTCTGCGAGCCCGGACACCTCTCCTGTGAGGAGCTGTGCGTCCCCCCGGAGCAGCTGTGTGACTTCCAGCGGCAGTGCCCGGGCGGCGAGGACGAGCAGGAGTGTG GCACCACGGACTTCGAGTCCCCCTCGGCCGGGGGCTGGGAGGACGCCAGCGTGGGGCGGCTGCAGTGGGTGCGTCGCCCGGCCCGGGACCGCAGGAGCCCTGGCGCGGACGCCCGCTGGGCTGCTG GGCACTTCCTGTCCgtgcagagggcctgggggcAGCTGGCAGAGGAGGCCCGGGTCCTCACGCCCCCCCTGGGCCCCTCGGGCCCCCACTGCCAACTCCACGTGGCTTACCATTTTCAGAGTCGCCCCCAAG AGGTCTCCTGTAACTTTGAGCGGGGCACCTGCGGCTGGCACACCGGCCACCTCACAGACGCCCACTGGCGCTGGGTCTCGAGCCGCGGCCCTGGGTACGACCACACCACGGGCCAAG GCTCCTTCATGCTCCTAGACCCCACGGACCCCCCGGCCCAGGGCCCCGGGGCGCACCTGCTCACCTGGCCCCAGGTGCCCACAGCCGCTCAGGAGTGCCTCTCGTTCTGGTACCACCTCTACGGGCCCCAGACGG ggacCCTGCGCCTGGCGATGaggcgggaaggggaggcagaaaCGCACCTGTGGTCGCGGTCCGGCACCCACGGCAACCGCTGGCATGAGGCCTGGGCCACCCTCCACCACCAGCAGGACTCCGGCGCCAAGTATCAA CTGCTGTTCGAGGGCCTCCGGGACGGGTACCACGGCACCATGGCGCTGGACGACGTGGCCGTGCGGCCCGGGCCGTGCTGGGCCCCCAAGCGCTGCTCCTTCGAGGACTCGGCCTGTGGCTTCTCCACGGGGGGCCGGGGCCTCTGGACACGCCAGGCCAACGCCTCGGGCCACGCCGCCTGGGGCCCTCGGGCTGACCACACCACTGAGACGGCTCAGG GGCACTACATGGTGGTGGACACAAGCCCGCAGGCCCTGCCCCGTGGCCGCGTGGCTTCCCTGACTTCAGAGGCGCACAGGCCGCTGGCCCAGCCTGCCTGCCTGACCTTCTGGTACCACCTGAGCCTCCGCAACCCAG GCGCCCTGCGGGTCCACGTGGAGGAGGCCGGGAGGCGGCCGGCGCTCAGCATCAGCTCCCGGGGAGGGTCCGCCTGGCGCCTGGGCAGCGTGGACGTGCAGGCCGAGCGGCCCTGGCGG GTGGTGTTCGAGGCCGTGGCCGCCGGCGTGGAGCACTCCTACATCGCGCTGGATGACCTGCTGCTCCAGGACGGGCCCTGCCCTCGGCCAG CGTCCTGTGACTTTGAGGCTGGTCTGTGCGGTTGGAACCAcctgccctggcctggcctgggcgGGTACAGCTGGGACTGGAGCAGTGGAGCCACGCCCTCCCGCTACCCCCAGCCCCGCGTGGACCACACCCTGGGCACAGAGGCAG GCCACTTTGCTCTCTTCGAGACGGGCGTGCTGGGCCCGGGGGGCCGGGCGGCCTGGCTGCGCAGCCAGCCACTGCCCgccacccaggcctcctgcctccGCTTCTGGTACCACATGGGCTTTCCCGAGCACTTCT ACAAGGGCGAGCTGAGGGTGCTCCTGAGCAGCGCCCGGGGGCAGCTGGCCGTGTGGGGCGCGGGCGGGCGCCTGCGGCACCAGTGGCTGGAAGGCCAGGTGGAGGTGGCCAGCGCCGAGGAGTTCCAG ATCGTGTTTGAAGCCACCCTGGGCGGCCAGCCGGCCCTGGGGCCCATCGCCCTGGATGATGTGGAGTATCTGGCCGGGCAACGCTGCCAGCCGCCCACACCCAGCCAGG GGGACACGGCAGTGGCCACATCGGTGCCAGCCGTGGTCAGCggcaccctcctcctcctcgtgctgctggggctgctggggcTCGTGGGGCGGCGCTGGCTGCAGAAGAAGGGGGGCTGTCCTTCCCAGGGCGAGACGGACACCGTGGCCCCCGGCTTTGACAACATTCTCTTCAATGCG gacCACGTCACCCTGCCAGCATCCGTCACCAACGACCAGTAG
- the PHPT1 gene encoding 14 kDa phosphohistidine phosphatase: protein MAAAGLAQVPDVDIDSDGVFKYVLIRVHTVPSSGAPAGDSKEIVRGYKWAEYHADIYDKVSGEMQKKGYDCECLGGGRISHQSQDKKIHVYGYSMGYGRAQHSVSTEKIKARYPDYEVTWADDGY, encoded by the exons ATGGCGGCGGCGGGCCTCGCCCAGGTGCCCGACGTGGACATCGACTCCGACGGCGTCTTCAAGTACGTGCTGATCCGAGTCCACACGGTGCCGTCCTCCGGGGCTCCGGCCGGGGACAGCAAGGAGATCGTGCGCGGCTACAAGTGGGCCGAGTACCACG ccgaCATCTACGACAAGGTATCAGGCGAGATGCAGAAGAAGGGCTATGACTGCGAGTGCCTGGGGGGCGGGCGCATCTCCCACCAGAGCCAGGACAAGAAGATCCACGTGTACGGCTACTCCATG GGTTACGGTCGCGCCCAGCACTCTGTCTCCACGGAGAAGATCAAAGCCAGGTATCCCGACTACGAGGTCACCTGGGCTGACGACGGCTACTGA